A part of Bacillota bacterium genomic DNA contains:
- the folB gene encoding dihydroneopterin aldolase, which produces MKDTLICKGMTFWGYHGCAPEEAVLGQKFTVDLEMEYEMGQDIATDKLSGFGYVEAYQTTKRIVTEERYNLIQKLAERIAEEILKLKPTGKCTVTIIKPGAPAGGAMEYAAVRIVREGPAY; this is translated from the coding sequence ATGAAAGACACTCTGATCTGCAAGGGCATGACCTTCTGGGGTTACCACGGTTGCGCTCCCGAGGAAGCCGTCCTCGGCCAGAAGTTCACCGTCGACCTCGAGATGGAGTACGAGATGGGCCAGGACATCGCCACCGACAAGCTGAGCGGCTTTGGCTACGTCGAGGCCTACCAGACCACCAAGCGGATAGTCACCGAGGAACGCTACAACCTCATCCAGAAGTTGGCCGAGCGCATCGCCGAGGAGATCCTCAAGCTCAAGCCGACCGGCAAGTGCACGGTGACGATCATCAAGCCCGGCGCGCCGGCCGGTGGGGCGATGGAGTACGCCGCCGTCCGGATCGTCCGGGAAGGCCCCGCCTATTGA
- a CDS encoding TIGR04076 family protein encodes MANLIKVTVVSLDRAHPCSAGIQVGDSFTVDAEHCLTIKNQTIKCLELLHNVTPAIMTMAHGGKLPWEKNGKAMTACNDPFSKVVVTVERVS; translated from the coding sequence ATGGCCAACCTGATCAAAGTGACCGTGGTTTCTCTCGACAGGGCTCATCCTTGCTCGGCCGGAATCCAGGTCGGAGACAGCTTCACCGTCGACGCCGAGCACTGCCTGACCATCAAGAACCAGACGATCAAGTGCCTCGAACTACTCCACAACGTAACGCCGGCGATCATGACCATGGCCCATGGCGGCAAGCTCCCTTGGGAGAAGAACGGCAAGGCCATGACGGCCTGCAATGACCCGTTCTCCAAGGTGGTCGTGACCGTCGAGAGGGTTTCATGA